In one Flavobacteriales bacterium genomic region, the following are encoded:
- a CDS encoding ribonucleoside-diphosphate reductase subunit alpha, translating into MYVIKRDGRREAVKFDKITARVKKLCYGLDPMVDATVVTMKVIDGIYDGVTTTELDNLTAEVAATMTVKHPDYAQLASRIAVSNLHKNTKKSFSETMKDLYDYVDPKTGEKASLIAEDVYQIIRKHADTLDSAIIYDRDFSYDFFGFKTLERSYLLRMHGKVVERPQQMLMRVAVGIHKEDLESAIRTYNDLSEGWYTHATPTLFNAGTPKPQMSSCFLLQLKDDSISGIYDTLKQCAQISQSAGGIGLSVHNLRAKGSYIKGTNGTSNGIVPMLRVFNDTARYVDQGGGKRKGSFAIYLEPWHADIFDFLELKKNHGKEEMRARDLFYAMWIPDLFMKRVEQNGDWTLMCPNECPGLCDTHSEEFEALYEKYEAEGKGRQTIKAQELWFKILESQIETGTPYMLFKDAANRKSNQQNLGTIKSSNLCTEIIEYTSPDEVAVCNLGSIALPKFVEKGKFDHDKLFEVTYQLTKNLNRVIDQNYYPIPEARRSNMRHRPIGIGVQGLADAFILMRYPFDSVEAKVLNREIFETIYYAALTASKDLAKEEGPYETYAGSPMSKGIMQPDMWGVKPSDRWEWEALRAEVKQHGVRNSLLLAPMPTASTAQILGNNECFEPYTSNIYTRRVLSGEFVVVNKYLLRDLVKLGLWDETLKNKIIAANGSVANIPEIPQNLKDLYKTAWEISQKVIIDMAADRGAFICQSQSLNIFMENANFGKLTSMHFYSWKAGLKTGMYYLRTKAATDAIKFTVDKSKLAEPAAAKEPAYAKASASEGAGNGVAVGSTVVMDPVISGPTTTHAVSSVERSPKAMTAEERAAAEIACSLDNPEGCEMCSG; encoded by the coding sequence ATGTACGTCATCAAGCGCGACGGCCGCCGGGAGGCAGTGAAGTTCGACAAGATCACCGCCCGGGTGAAGAAGCTGTGCTATGGACTGGACCCCATGGTGGATGCCACCGTGGTCACCATGAAGGTGATCGACGGCATCTACGATGGCGTCACCACCACCGAGCTCGACAACCTCACCGCCGAGGTGGCCGCCACCATGACGGTGAAGCACCCGGACTATGCCCAGCTCGCCAGCCGCATCGCCGTCAGCAACCTGCACAAGAACACCAAGAAGTCCTTCAGCGAGACCATGAAGGACCTCTACGACTACGTGGACCCCAAGACCGGCGAGAAGGCCAGCCTCATCGCCGAGGACGTGTACCAGATCATCCGCAAGCACGCCGATACGCTGGACAGCGCCATCATCTACGACCGCGACTTCAGCTACGACTTCTTCGGATTCAAGACCCTGGAGCGCAGCTACCTCCTGCGCATGCACGGCAAGGTGGTGGAGCGCCCGCAGCAGATGCTCATGCGCGTGGCCGTCGGCATCCACAAGGAGGACCTGGAGAGTGCCATCCGCACCTACAACGACCTGAGCGAGGGCTGGTACACCCACGCCACCCCCACGCTCTTCAACGCCGGCACCCCCAAGCCGCAGATGAGCAGCTGCTTCCTGCTGCAGCTGAAGGACGACAGCATCAGCGGCATCTACGACACCCTGAAGCAGTGCGCCCAGATCAGCCAGAGCGCCGGCGGCATCGGCCTCAGCGTGCACAACCTGCGCGCCAAGGGCAGCTACATCAAGGGCACCAACGGCACCAGCAACGGCATCGTGCCCATGCTGCGCGTCTTCAACGACACCGCCCGCTACGTGGACCAGGGCGGCGGCAAGCGCAAAGGCTCCTTCGCCATCTACCTCGAGCCCTGGCACGCCGACATCTTCGACTTCCTCGAGCTCAAGAAGAACCACGGCAAGGAGGAGATGCGCGCCCGCGACCTCTTCTACGCCATGTGGATCCCCGACCTCTTCATGAAGCGCGTGGAGCAGAACGGCGACTGGACCCTCATGTGCCCCAACGAGTGCCCCGGCCTCTGCGACACCCACAGCGAGGAGTTCGAGGCGCTCTATGAGAAGTACGAGGCCGAGGGCAAGGGCCGCCAGACCATCAAGGCCCAGGAGCTCTGGTTCAAGATCCTCGAGAGCCAGATCGAGACCGGCACGCCCTACATGCTCTTCAAGGATGCCGCCAACCGCAAGAGCAACCAGCAGAACCTGGGCACCATCAAGAGCAGCAACCTCTGCACGGAGATCATCGAGTACACCAGCCCCGATGAAGTGGCCGTGTGCAACCTCGGCTCCATCGCCCTGCCCAAGTTCGTGGAGAAGGGCAAGTTCGACCACGACAAGCTCTTCGAGGTCACCTACCAGCTCACCAAGAACCTCAACCGGGTCATCGACCAGAACTACTACCCGATCCCCGAGGCGCGCCGCAGCAACATGCGCCACCGCCCCATCGGCATCGGCGTGCAGGGCCTGGCCGACGCCTTCATCCTCATGCGCTATCCATTCGACAGCGTGGAGGCGAAAGTGCTGAACCGCGAGATCTTCGAGACCATCTACTACGCCGCCCTCACCGCCAGCAAGGACCTGGCGAAGGAGGAAGGCCCCTACGAGACCTACGCCGGCAGCCCCATGAGCAAGGGCATCATGCAGCCCGACATGTGGGGCGTGAAGCCCAGCGACCGCTGGGAGTGGGAGGCGCTGCGCGCCGAGGTGAAGCAGCACGGCGTGCGCAACAGCCTGCTGCTGGCGCCCATGCCCACGGCCAGCACCGCGCAGATCCTGGGCAACAACGAGTGCTTCGAGCCCTACACCAGCAACATCTACACGCGCCGCGTGCTCAGCGGCGAATTCGTGGTGGTGAACAAGTACCTGCTGCGCGACCTGGTGAAGCTGGGCCTGTGGGACGAGACGCTCAAGAACAAGATCATCGCCGCCAACGGCAGCGTGGCCAACATCCCGGAGATCCCGCAGAACCTCAAGGACCTCTACAAGACCGCCTGGGAGATCAGCCAGAAGGTGATCATCGACATGGCGGCCGACCGCGGTGCCTTCATCTGCCAGAGCCAGAGCCTCAACATCTTCATGGAGAACGCCAACTTCGGCAAGCTCACCAGCATGCACTTCTACAGCTGGAAGGCGGGCCTGAAGACCGGCATGTACTACCTGCGCACCAAGGCCGCTACCGATGCCATCAAGTTCACGGTGGATAAGAGCAAGCTCGCGGAGCCTGCGGCGGCGAAGGAGCCCGCCTACGCCAAGGCCTCGGCGAGCGAGGGAGCTGGCAACGGCGTGGCGGTGGGCAGCACCGTGGTGATGGACCCCGTGATCAGCGGCCCCACAACGACCCATGCCGTGAGCTCAGTCGAACGGAGCCCCAAGGCCATGACCGCCGAGGAGCGCGCCGCCGCCGAGATTGCCTGCAGCCTCGATAACCCGGAGGGGTGCGAGATGTGCAGCGGGTAG
- a CDS encoding ribonucleoside-diphosphate reductase small subunit: MSAQQDPQMSMELPSNADANEPILKENKDRFVIFPIQHHDIWQFYKKHEAAFWTAEEIDLHADLVDWADKLNDDERYFIKHVLAFFAASDGIVNENLAENFLHEVQYPEARFFYGFQIAMENIHSETYSLLIDTYIKDPIEKDRLLHAIETVPCVGKKAEWALRWIGKGSFAERLIAFAAVEGIFFSGSFCSIFWLKKRGLMPGLSFSNELISRDEGLHCDFACLLYTKHLINKLPKKTVETIIRDAVEIEKEFVTDALPVNLIGMNAKLMQQYIEFVADRLLVELGNEKIYNAMNPFDFMEMISLQGKTNFFEKRVGEYQKAGVLNKEKDQAKFTLDADF; the protein is encoded by the coding sequence ATGAGCGCCCAACAAGACCCCCAGATGAGCATGGAGCTCCCGAGCAACGCTGACGCCAACGAGCCGATCCTGAAGGAGAACAAGGACCGCTTCGTCATCTTCCCCATCCAGCACCACGACATCTGGCAGTTCTACAAGAAGCACGAGGCCGCCTTCTGGACCGCCGAGGAGATCGACCTGCATGCCGACCTGGTGGACTGGGCCGACAAGCTCAACGACGATGAGCGCTACTTCATCAAGCACGTGCTGGCCTTCTTCGCCGCCAGCGACGGCATCGTGAACGAGAACCTCGCCGAGAACTTCCTCCACGAGGTGCAGTACCCCGAGGCCCGCTTCTTCTACGGCTTCCAGATCGCCATGGAGAACATCCACAGCGAGACCTACAGCCTGCTGATCGATACCTACATCAAGGACCCCATCGAGAAGGACCGGCTGCTGCACGCCATCGAGACCGTGCCGTGCGTGGGCAAGAAGGCCGAGTGGGCCCTGCGCTGGATCGGCAAGGGCAGCTTCGCCGAGCGCCTCATCGCCTTCGCCGCCGTGGAGGGCATCTTCTTCAGCGGCAGCTTCTGCAGCATCTTCTGGCTCAAGAAGCGCGGACTCATGCCCGGCCTCAGCTTCAGCAACGAGCTCATCAGCCGCGACGAGGGCCTGCACTGCGACTTCGCCTGCCTGCTCTACACCAAGCACCTCATCAACAAGCTCCCCAAGAAGACCGTGGAGACCATCATCCGCGACGCGGTGGAGATCGAGAAGGAGTTCGTCACCGACGCCCTGCCCGTGAACCTGATCGGCATGAACGCCAAGCTCATGCAGCAGTACATCGAGTTCGTGGCCGACCGCCTGCTGGTGGAGCTCGGCAACGAGAAGATCTACAACGCCATGAACCCCTTCGACTTCATGGAGATGATCTCCCTGCAGGGCAAGACCAACTTCTTCGAGAAGCGCGTGGGCGAGTACCAGAAGGCCGGCGTGCTCAACAAGGAGAAGGACCAGGCCAAGTTCACCCTCGACGCTGACTTCTAG
- a CDS encoding DUF3109 family protein encodes MIEHRGTLISEDLFEKRFVCDLGACKGACCVEGESGAPLEPEEAEQIEKLWPEFRSYIPEKGRQAVAEQGFSVIDEDGDLVTPLVDGRKECAFTIFENGIALCGIEKAWKDGRIPFRKPISCHLYPIRIEKLKFHEGLNYHQWNLCKPARACGAKLDVPVFRFLKDALIRKYGEAWYAELEGIYAEWEMERKSGKQ; translated from the coding sequence ATGATCGAGCACCGCGGCACCCTCATCTCCGAGGACCTCTTCGAGAAGCGCTTCGTCTGCGACCTGGGGGCCTGCAAGGGCGCCTGCTGCGTGGAGGGCGAGAGCGGCGCCCCGCTGGAGCCCGAGGAGGCCGAGCAGATCGAGAAGCTCTGGCCCGAGTTCCGCAGCTACATCCCGGAGAAGGGCCGCCAGGCCGTTGCCGAGCAGGGCTTCAGCGTGATCGACGAGGACGGTGACCTGGTGACGCCGCTCGTGGATGGCAGGAAGGAATGCGCCTTCACCATCTTCGAGAACGGCATCGCGCTCTGCGGCATCGAGAAGGCGTGGAAGGACGGGAGGATCCCCTTCCGCAAGCCGATCAGCTGCCACCTGTATCCCATCCGCATCGAGAAACTGAAGTTCCACGAGGGGCTCAACTACCATCAGTGGAACCTGTGCAAGCCGGCGCGTGCGTGCGGCGCCAAGCTCGATGTGCCGGTATTCCGCTTCCTGAAGGATGCGCTCATCCGCAAGTACGGCGAGGCCTGGTATGCGGAGCTGGAGGGGATCTACGCGGAGTGGGAGATGGAGCGCAAGAGCGGCAAGCAGTAG
- a CDS encoding glycine--tRNA ligase, which yields MSNQEDRLKTLIGHAKEYGFVFPSSEIYDGLSATYDYGPYGVELKNNIRRYWWEAMTKLHENIVGIDAAIFMHPTTWKASGHVDAFNDPLIDNKDSKKRYRADVLLEEHMAKYADKIEKEVEKGRRKFGEAFDEAQFRATNPNVKRSQERIDAVEGRMKAALEANDLAALRQLIIDEEIKCPISGTGNWTDVRQFNLMFATELGSVSGESSTIYLRPETAQGIFVNFLNVQKSARMKIPFGIAQTGKAFRNEIVARQFIFRMREFEQMEMQFFVKPGTEMEWYNAWKEQRMKWHRALGLPTESYRFHDHIKLAHYANAACDIEFRFPMGFKELEGIHSRTDFDLANHEKHSGRKLTYFDPEANESYVPYVVETSIGLDRMFLAILSAAYDEEKLEGGEERVVLRIPAPLAPVKVAVLPLVKKDGLPEKARAIIDRLKLDHNCQYDEKDSIGKRYRRQDAIGTPYCITVDYDTMQDGTVTIRERDSMKQERVAISELERIVSEKVDLRVLLRRL from the coding sequence ATGAGCAACCAGGAAGACCGCCTCAAGACCCTCATCGGCCATGCCAAGGAGTATGGCTTCGTGTTCCCCAGCAGCGAGATCTACGACGGCCTCAGCGCCACCTACGACTACGGTCCGTACGGCGTGGAGCTGAAGAACAACATCCGCCGCTACTGGTGGGAGGCCATGACGAAGCTCCACGAGAACATCGTGGGCATCGACGCGGCCATCTTCATGCACCCCACCACGTGGAAGGCCAGCGGGCACGTGGACGCCTTCAACGATCCGCTCATCGACAACAAGGACAGCAAGAAGCGCTACCGCGCGGACGTGCTCCTCGAAGAGCACATGGCCAAGTACGCCGACAAGATCGAGAAGGAGGTGGAGAAGGGCCGCAGGAAGTTCGGCGAGGCCTTCGACGAGGCGCAGTTCCGCGCCACCAACCCCAACGTGAAGCGTTCGCAGGAACGCATCGATGCTGTGGAGGGCCGCATGAAGGCCGCCCTGGAGGCCAACGACCTCGCCGCCCTGCGCCAGCTGATCATCGACGAGGAGATCAAGTGCCCCATCAGCGGCACGGGCAACTGGACGGACGTTCGCCAGTTCAACCTGATGTTCGCCACGGAGCTGGGCAGCGTGAGCGGCGAGAGCAGCACCATCTACCTGCGGCCCGAAACGGCGCAAGGCATCTTCGTGAACTTCCTCAACGTGCAGAAGAGCGCGCGCATGAAGATCCCCTTCGGCATCGCGCAGACCGGCAAGGCCTTCCGCAACGAGATCGTGGCGCGGCAGTTCATCTTCCGCATGCGCGAGTTCGAGCAGATGGAGATGCAGTTCTTCGTGAAGCCCGGCACCGAGATGGAGTGGTACAACGCGTGGAAGGAGCAGCGCATGAAGTGGCATCGCGCGCTCGGGCTCCCCACTGAGAGCTACCGCTTCCACGACCACATCAAGCTGGCGCACTACGCCAACGCCGCCTGCGACATCGAGTTCAGGTTCCCGATGGGCTTCAAGGAGCTCGAGGGCATCCACAGCCGCACCGATTTCGACCTGGCCAACCACGAGAAGCACAGCGGCCGCAAGCTCACCTACTTCGACCCCGAGGCCAACGAGAGCTACGTGCCCTATGTGGTGGAGACGAGCATCGGGCTGGACCGCATGTTCCTCGCCATCCTCAGCGCGGCCTACGACGAAGAGAAGCTCGAAGGCGGCGAGGAGCGCGTGGTGCTGCGCATCCCTGCCCCGCTTGCCCCCGTGAAGGTGGCCGTGCTGCCGCTGGTGAAGAAGGACGGCCTGCCCGAGAAGGCGCGCGCCATCATCGACCGGCTGAAGCTCGACCACAACTGCCAGTACGACGAGAAGGACAGCATCGGCAAGCGCTACCGCCGCCAGGACGCCATCGGCACGCCCTACTGCATCACGGTGGACTACGACACCATGCAGGACGGCACCGTCACCATCCGCGAGCGCGACAGCATGAAGCAGGAGCGCGTGGCCATCAGCGAGCTGGAGCGCATCGTGAGCGAGAAGGTGGACCTGCGGGTGCTGCTGCGGAGGCTCTGA